The stretch of DNA CAATGATATTGTTTTTATCATTTCTGTATTCTTTTTCCAGATATTTTGACGCTTTAAAAAAATTCAGATTGGCATGTTCGCTGACATAATCGTATAGTTTAATTACCGAAAGGTTAGCCAGCACGTCATGCAGGGAAGTGCCGGGAGGCACGGCTGCCCGGATATTTCTGCGGTTCAACAGAGCGGCAAGGTCAAACTTCACTCTTTCGCGTGTTCCTTTCATCAGCCTTTTGAGCTTACCGGTGCTGACTACTTCGTTGCCCTTAAAAGTGATGGATTCAATTTTCACTTTTGCCCCCTTGTTAATTTCAATATCCAGCATTACGCTGTTTACAAGCAGCGTGTCCCGGATTTCACGAATAGTTACCGTCACATTAAGGAAGCCCTTTTCCCGATAAAAATTTTTAATGGTGTTTACGGTAGTCTGTTTGGTATTTTCAGTGACTACGCGTCCCTTGACGAGCTTGATTTTCTCACGCAAGTCATCCGCCTCGCCTTTTTTGATGCCTCTTAAAGTAAACCGGGATAACCGCGGGCGTTCCTTGAGGGATATCTCCAGGAATACGGTGTTGCCAACGGTTTTTGTCATGTATATCTCAATATCCGTGAAAAGGCCTTGTTGCCAGAGGTTTCTGATGGCATTGGACACGGCATCTCCGGGTATGGTAATATTGTCTCCCACTCTCAGCCCGGACAGTGAAATGATAATATCCGGATCCAGATACTCAATACCGCTTACCGTAATTCCACCGATAGTGTATTCACCCGGTGATGCATAGCTGATTTTGTCGTGTTGGGAAAAGGCACTGCCACACAACAAAGTGAGGGATAGAAAAGAAATGACTTGCCTTAGATTCATCCCACCTTGATTTGCTCACTGATTTTTCCAAAGCGTCTTTCCCTTTGCTGATAGGTGATAATGGCTTTATACAGGTCGTCAGCCATGAAGTCAGGCCAAAGTGTTTCGGTAAAATACAATTCGGTATATGCCAGCTGCCAGAGGAGAAAATTGCTTATGCGCTGCTCTCCGCTGGTCCGGATGAGCAATTCCGGATCAGGGTAGGGAGCTGTTGCCAGATGAGCAGAAATGACCTGTTCATTTATCTGCTCAGAAGAGATATTGCCAAGCTCAGCCTCTCTGGCTATGGCACGACAGGCCTCTGTAAGTTCCCAGCGCGCACTGTAGCTGAGCGCCAGAATAAGTGTCATCTTGGTGTTATCACGCGTCAGTTCAATAGCCTCCTGAAGAGCGTGATAGGTTTTGGGTGGTAAGGTTTTCAGATTTCCTATGGCCCGCAAGCGGATGTTGTTTTTCATTAAGGTTTTGGTTTCAGACTTGATAGAACGCACCAGCAAGTCCATAAGTGCACTTACCTCGCTTTTCGGGCGAGCCCAATTCTCAGTTGAGAAAGCATACAGGGTAAGATATTTAATGCCTAGTGTTGCGCACACCTCAGTTATCCGCTTGACTGTTTTCACGCCATTTCTGTGCCCAAATACCCTGGGGCGGTTGTTTCTTTTAGCCCACCGGCCGTTCCCATCCATGATGATAGCAATATGTGTGGGCAGCTTCCTCAGATCAATACGGGCCTTCAGGTCATTCACCTCCGGGCATATTTTGTGGCAAAACTAACAAAAAGGCTAAGGTATTTTGGAAGGTTTTGGGCACTTTTCCCGTCTGGGAGAATAGGAAATAAATATTCCGATAAACAGATAATCATCAAACCTCTCGGCAAAGCCTCTCTGCTTACCTTCAAATCCAATTGGCGGATCAG from Chitinophagales bacterium encodes:
- the uppS gene encoding isoprenyl transferase, with the protein product MNDLKARIDLRKLPTHIAIIMDGNGRWAKRNNRPRVFGHRNGVKTVKRITEVCATLGIKYLTLYAFSTENWARPKSEVSALMDLLVRSIKSETKTLMKNNIRLRAIGNLKTLPPKTYHALQEAIELTRDNTKMTLILALSYSARWELTEACRAIAREAELGNISSEQINEQVISAHLATAPYPDPELLIRTSGEQRISNFLLWQLAYTELYFTETLWPDFMADDLYKAIITYQQRERRFGKISEQIKVG